The Diceros bicornis minor isolate mBicDic1 chromosome 31, mDicBic1.mat.cur, whole genome shotgun sequence genomic sequence GCCTCCTGAGCCCGCGCTAAGCCCCCTGCGCGCCCCTAGGTGTACCTGTCCTTCGTTTACCCCAATGACCACACGCGCCTCACTCACATGGAGACGGACAACAAGTGTTTCTACCGCGAGTCGCCGCTGTACCTAGAAAGGTGGGGGAGCGGGacgggaggaggaaagggggcaGGGCCTCGCGGAGGGGCTCGGGGTCTCTGATGCCAACCCCGCCGCAGGTTTGGGTTCTACAAATACATGAAGGTGGACCACGAGGAGGGGGACGAAGACGAAGCGGAGGAGGTGCAGCGCCGAGCCTTCCTCTTCCTCAACCCCGACGGTGAGTGCCCGCAGCCCCCAGCCCGTGTGTGCCTGTGCCGGGCAGCTAACCTGCGCTCCCCGCAGACTTCCTGGACGACGAGGACGACGGGGAGCCGCTCGATGGTCTGGAGCCCACCGAGGCGCCCCCGCAGCAGAGCGGCCGCCGAGTCCCCGTCCCGGGGACCCCCGCCCAAGCCCTGGAGACCCCCACCCCGTCCCCGGGGACCCCTGCCCGGCCCGGAGCCACCCCCGCCCCGCCAGCGCCTCCCAGTGCCCAGGACGAGCCGGCCCCCAGGCACTCCCGGGCGCTGAGCTGGGTCGTCcgccccctgcccctcctcttggGCCGcgccccacacccccgcaccccTGCCCAGCAGCCGCCCCCGAAGGTGTATGTGACGCGGGTGCGGCCGGGACTGCGGGCGCCCCCGGGCCTGGTGCCGCTCGGCCCACGCGGCCCGCCCTGGCCGCCCTTCCGCGGCATCTTCCTGCGTGCCAGACCTCTGCCCAGGGTGCAGCTGCGGGCGCCCCCACACCCGCCTAGGTCTCGAGGCCGCAGGACCGGTGGCCCCCAGGCTACAGAGCTGAGGCCCCCGGCCCGGGTGCAGGCAGCCCAGGGGAGCCGCGAGGGCCAGGCACGGGTGCCGGGACTCGCGGCACCCACGGCAGACTCGAACTCCTCGTCGGAAGCGCGGCCTGTGACCTCCTTCCTGAGCTTGTCCCAGGTATCCAGGCCGCAGctgcctggggaggaggaggaggaaggggacgaTGACGGGGCCCCGGGCGAGGAGGCGGCGTCAGAGGACAGCGAGGAGGCGGCCGGCCCGGCGCCCAGCCGCTGGCGCGAGGACGCCATCGACTGGCAGCGCACGTTCAGCGTGGGCGCCGTGGACTTCGAGCTGCTGCGCTCGGACTGGAACGACCTGCGCTGCAACGTGTCTGGGAACCTGCAGCTGCCCGAGGCCGAGGCCGTGGACGTGGTGGCTCAGTACATGGAGCGGCTCAACACGCGCCACGGCGGGTATGGGGGAGGGGCGCCCGCGGGAAGGGGGCACCGCGGCCTCCATGGGACCCTCAGACCTTCGCTGGGCTTAACAGGGTGCCGACGTGGGGGTGGTACACGCACCCCAAGGAAGTGTCTCCTCCTCCAGTCTTCTCCCTTCTGGGGCTCCTTACTGCCCAGGGCCCCTGTCAGTGTTAGGAGCCTCCGTGCCCTCCCCAGGGCTGGCTCCCCTGTCCTGCATCTCCAAACCCCACCTTCTCACCGTAGACCCGGacccctcctcttctcctggCACAGTGCTGTTGGGTCTTCCAAGAGGGGTCTCAGCCTGACTCCAGGGGAGGGTGCAGGGTTCCTGCCCCATTGCCCACCCTGGTCTCCCCCAGGCACTAGAAATCCAGACCTGTCTCCACCTAATGCTGGTAGGGAATGGAGAGTGGGGGCCCCAATTTGGGCTGAGGGGAGGCACTGGGGAGCCCTCAGAGTTGTGCTGAGGCTTGAAGGAGGGGCAGAGCCTGCGTAGACAGAATGAGTGGCAAAGGCATGGGGCAGGAGGCCAGGGGGCTGGCGGGCAGAGGACGGAGAGGGACCGTTGTGGGCCTTGAAAGCCACACTCAGGactcctttttcttgcctgtGATACAAAGTTTTGAGCAGGACCAGGGATTGACCTGTTTGGCTTGTAGACAGGTGTGTGGCTGCCTTGGAGAGGTGTGGGCAGGAGAGGAAACCCAGGGGCCATGACTGACAGGTGTGGTCCAGAGGGGTGATGGGATGGCCTGGACCCTCTGTGGGGGGATTGATTCTAGGTGGCTGAGAGGCCAGCCCGCCCTTGGCTCTACGCTTCCTGAGACCAGCTCATCGTCCTGTGGGCATGAGGGGTCTGTCCAGTGGAGTGGTCATGGCtgtggccccaccctcccgcagCAGTGGGAGAGTGTAGACAGACCCAGAGCATTTGGGGCAGAAAGTCTCTGACACTTGAGGAGAGGATGGTGGGGCTGGCAGGGGTTGAAGGGAGAGTCTGGACCCCTCGGAGGTCACACAGGTGGTCTCCCAGGGTGAGAGGCGTTGGTTGCAAAGGGAGGGCACGCGGCAGAAGGAAGAAGTGACCTTAGTCAGGGGCAGGGTCCTATTGTTCTAGGATGAGGAGAAGCCTCTGGTGTGTAGAGTGGAGGGGAAGTGAGGTACTCAGCAGGACCCAGCCTGGGGAAGAGGCCAGAGAGGGGATCATGGAGTTGCCCCCAGCTTCTTCCCTCAGGGGTCAGGATAGCCCCTGGGCTGGTGCCATGGGAGGCAAAAAgcaggcttctcagaggagctgCCCAGGGCCTTGGAGAGGAGGCGCTGAGGAGCATTGGGGCAAGCATCCAGACGGGGACACTGGGGACAAAGACCCCCTTGGAAAAGGAAGTCTGCTCACCAAGTGTGGGGAGATACTGAAGGCCACAAGTTAGAGACTGCTTACGGTCCTAGAAGCCACTTTAGGATGTTCGAACCTCCCTGTGGGCAGTGGGTGCCCCTGAAGGTTACTGTGCACGACATAAAGGTCACTGTGCACGACATAAAGGTCACTGTggacctcagtggtggccagaaGGCTCCAGAGGAGTAGATGGCCTGGGCTTGGGGACTCCTCCCACTGTGGACCGCCCTGCAGGGAAGAAATGTGGGAAGTGTTCCCGTCTTCTGGGAGGGGAGCGATGCACAGCAGCCCTCCTCCACCCCCTAAGCCCCCAGGTCTGTTGAGTGTTCCCTCGTTTCTGGGGCTGGGGGCGACCTGCAGGGAGAATGGGGTTGGGGCGGGGATGCAGGCTGGAAGCACTAAGGGGCTGACCCGGCCCCGCCTCCCAGGCGCTTCGCGCTCCTGCGCATCGTGAACGTGGAGAAGCGCCGCGACTCTGCGCGCGGGAGTCGcttcctcctggagctggagctgcaGGAGCGCGGGGGGCGGCCGCAGGCGGCTGTCGGAGTACGTCTTCCTGCGGCTGCCGGGGGCGCGCACTGGGGACGCGGACGCAGAAAGCCCGGAGCCTGCTCCCGCCGCCTCCGCGCGCCCCGACGGCCGCCCGGAGCTCTGCCGGCCGCTGCGCCTGGCCTGGCGCCAGGATGTGATGGTACACTTCATCGTGCCAGGTGTGCGGGGCTGCGGGCTGGGCACCTGGTATGGGGTGGGGGCCCCAGGAGGCCACGTGGCAAGGAGAGGTAGCCCCATGGCCCTGGACGGGGTACCGCCAGGTCAGGTTGGTGGGCTCAGTAGCCCCATCCTCCTCCAGTGAAGAACCAGGCGCGCTGGGTGGCACAGTTCCTGGCGGACATGGCCGCGCTGCACGCCCGCACCGGGGACTCGCACTTCAGCGTCATCCTGGTGGACTTTGAGAGCGAGGACATGGATGTGGAGCGGGCCCTGCGCGCGGCGCGGCTCCCCCGGTAACTGCGCCTTCCAGCCCCCCGCCAGGGAGGACCGAGCGCATCTTTCCTCTTCTGGGAGGTGGGttttcctgcctctgccaccaggATCGGTGCCTGTGACTTCTCTTCCTTACCCGCCAGGTACCAGTACCTGAGGCGAACCGGAAACTTTGAGCGCTCCGCGGGGCTGCAGGCTGGAGTGGACGCGGTGGAGGTACGCGGGCCGGGTGGGGCGGGCggggagagggagatgggagCCTGGGAGAAGCAGAGGGCGGGCTCAGACCTCCTGCGACCTCCAGGATGCCAGCAGCATCGTTTTCCTCTGCGACCTGCACATCCACTTCCCCCCCAACATCCTGGATGGCATCCGCAAGCACTGTGTGGAGGGCAAGCTGGCCTTTGCACCTGTGGTCATGCGCCTGGGCTGCGGGAGCTCGCCGGGGGACCCGCACGGTAATGCCCTGGATGCCCCCGCCGGCCAGTAACGCCAGGGGTCCCACCAATGCCAGGGTAAAATCGAGGCTCCCCCGGGGCCTCTCCAAACCCCCAGGTTTGGCCTGGAGCCTCATGTCCCCTATAATACCCAGGGTCCCCCCGTAATGTTTAGGTCTGCCCATAGTTCCCaggcgcccccacccccacccctacgGTCATGCCCGGTCCCTAGGAACCTCCTCCAGCACCCCAGTCGTGCGCAGGCCTCCTGGGTTATGACCAACAGGGAAAGGCGACTCTGAGAACCCCTTCATGATGGACAGGCACCAGCCCCTCCCAAGGCCGGGAAGCTCCTCGGCGGGCGGGGGAACCCCACAGACCCTGGTGTCTGAAGACGCCCCGCTCCCGCCCCGCCCCAGGGTACTGGGAGGTGAACGGCTTCGGCCTCTTTGGGATTTACAAGTCGGACTTTGACCGCGTCGGAGGCATGAACACTGAGGAGTTCCGGGACCAGTGGGGAGGCGAGGACTGGGAGCTCCTGGACAGGTGACCGCCTCCCCTCCCTTTCCGGGACGGAGGAGACTACCGTATCCTCCTCCTCTCAGGGGAGGGGGACCCCAGGGGTCCTCACATGCTGAGGGGACTCTGTCCTCCTCTTCCGCCTGCCAGGATCTGTAAACCTAGAGAGACCCTGGGATTCCACCCTGCTTCCCAAAACCCCTTTCCTCCCCCAGGGCCCTGACCCCCCTTCTCCCCCAGGGGCCTGATGCCCCCTCTCCCCCAGGGGCCTGacacccccctcccccagggtcctgacccaccccccccccagggtCCTGACCCACACCCCCTCTCCCCCAGGGCTCTGCAGGACACCCCTCCCAGGGTCCTGACCCGCACCCCCCCGAGGGTCCTGACCCACACCCCCTCTCCCCCAGGGCTCTGCAGGACACCCCTCCCAGGGTCCTGACCCGCACCCCCCCCAGGGTCCTGCAGGACACCCCTCCCAGGGTCCTGACCAGCACCCCCCCAGGGTCCTGCAGGACACCCCTCCCAGGGTCCTGACATGCACCCCCCCAGGGCCCTGCAGGACACCCCTCCCAGGGTCCTGACCCGCACCCCCTCTCCCCCAGGGCCCTGCAGGACACCCCTCCCAGGGTCCTGACCTGCACCCCCCAGGGTCCTGCAGGACACCCCTCCCAGGGCCCTGACCCGCCGCCCCCCCCAGAGTCATGCAGGACACCCCTCCCAGGGTCCtgacccacccccccccccacccccccagggtCCTGCAGGCAGGGCTGGAGGTGGAGCGGCTCCGACTACGGCACTTCTACCACCACTACCACTCCAAGCGGGGCATGTGGGGCGCACGCAGCCGGAAGGGCTCCCGCAGGGAGGGAGCCTGAAAACGAGGCCACCCCTCCCAGCCCTGACCGCAGTCCTGCGGTGGCCGCTGGAGGCCGGGGCCTGAGCCGGGGCCCTGGGGACAGCGGGGCTCATCACAGGGCACAGCCACCACCTGTGCCTGCCCATCTCTGGCCACCGAGGCCCCCCCGTGCCCTCCCCAGAGAGGCGCCTTCATGGCGGGTCGGGGTCGGGCGTGGTCCCCACACTCCGTGCGATGATTTCTGTGAAATTTTGCTGTAGCGATGACGTTGTTTTCAGGATTTCCGAGAGTTCTGTCTGTTCCGTTTTTTATtcagaatgaaatgaaatattttttttagttcTGACTTGTCCTCTGCGCCTGGTTCTCTCGGGAGGGCAGAGACGAGCCTCGGCGGTGGCCCGAGCACCCGCACCCATGGGTGGCCTGGGCACCGTCCCTGCTCCCAACGCCCCTGCCCAACTTGCAGCTGCGGCCGCCCACTGACCCCACCCTCCTCGCCTCCTCTGCCGTTTCCCTGTGAGCTTCTGTGTTGGGCCCTGGAGGGGAAGGGGCTTCAGACCTCGTCCTCGCCACCCTGAGCCTGTGGACTCAGGGCCAAGAACAACAGACACCGCGTGGGGCCTTCCCACTTGCGAAGCCTTCCCACTTGCGAGGAGTGGATATTCGACCATCTCCTCGGGGCTCTTCACTTTGAAAAGAGTGTGGACATCAGTCCTATGTCCTCCCCCCTGAAGGGGAAGGAGCACGGGCACCCGGTGGGCAGTGTCCTGTGACCAGGTTGGGGGGTTTCAGGGCTGAGTTGCCAGaaacagaaaacccaactcaGGCTGGTTTACACCGTAACGGGGAGGTTGACTTTGGCTCATGTAACTGGAGGTTCAGGGTCTGGAGTGCGCTGGGCGCTACTGACCCAGAGGCTGGACCGTGCTGTTGAGGATCAGCTCCTCCCTGGGGGCTCAGCCCCAGGCTCAGGCTGGGTCCTGGTCACAGGAGGGAGGCTGGTGCTCTGCCTGGTACTGGCTGCCCGCCTGTGTGAGTTCCTTGGGCTGCTGCAACACATCTCCACAGACATAGCGGCATTTAtcatctctcacagttctggaggccggaagtcctgAAGTCAAGGTTTCAGCAGGGCTGCACTCCTCCTGGAGCTTTAGGACTgaatcttccttcctttcccagcttctagaggccgccgGGAtgtcttggctcatggccccttcttcCATCCTCAGAGCCAGCATCTTACCATTTTCACAccactctctccctgtctctctctctctcacctctacTTCCATCATCACATTTCCTTCTCGGACTCTgacccttctgcctccctcttatacgGACCCCTGTGGTTaccttgggcccacccagataagccaggataatctccccatttcagTCAACATCCTTtacttacatctgcaaagtcctttttgccatgtgAGGTGacagtcacaggt encodes the following:
- the B4GALNT4 gene encoding LOW QUALITY PROTEIN: N-acetyl-beta-glucosaminyl-glycoprotein 4-beta-N-acetylgalactosaminyltransferase 1 (The sequence of the model RefSeq protein was modified relative to this genomic sequence to represent the inferred CDS: deleted 1 base in 1 codon), with translation MPWFPVKKIRKQIKLLLLLVLLTCAAWLTYVHLSLARQGRALRQRLGYGRDGEKLSGVTDDRGVQAALSTQRAEDSSESREEEQAPEGWDPNMLFPGGAGRPPPLNLTHQAPPWREEYQGQVNLHVFEDWCGGAVGHLRRNLHFPLFPHTRTTVKKLAVSPKWKNYGLRIFGFIHPARDGDIQFSVASDDNSEFWLSPNESPAGAQLVAFVGKTGSEWTAPGEFTKFSSQVSKPRRLMASRRYYFELLHKQDDRGSDHVEVGWRAFLPGLKFEVIGSAHISLYTDESALKMDHVAHVPQSPASHVGGHPPQEEPKADMLRPDPRDTFFLTPRVEPSSLENVLQPCAYAPTYVVKDFPIARYQGLQFVYLSFVYPNDHTRLTHMETDNKCFYRESPLYLERFGFYKYMKVDHEEGDEDEAEEVQRRAFLFLNPDDFLDDEDDGEPLDGLEPTEAPPQQSGRRVPVPGTPAQALETPTPSPGTPARPGATPAPPAPPSAQDEPAPRHSRALSWVVRPLPLLLGRAPHPRTPAQQPPPKVYVTRVRPGLRAPPGLVPLGPRGPPWPPFRGIFLRARPLPRVQLRAPPHPPRSRGRRTGGPQATELRPPARVQAAQGSREGQARVPGLAAPTADSNSSSEARPVTSFLSLSQVSRPQLPGEEEEEGDDDGAPGEEAASEDSEEAAGPAPSRWREDAIDWQRTFSVGAVDFELLRSDWNDLRCNVSGNLQLPEAEAVDVVAQYMERLNTRHGGRFALLRIVNVEKRRDSARGSRFLLELELQERGGGRRRLSEYVFLRLPGARTGDADAESPEPAPAASARPDGRPELCRPLRLAWRQDVMVHFIVPVKNQARWVAQFLADMAALHARTGDSHFSVILVDFESEDMDVERALRAARLPRYQYLRRTGNFERSAGLQAGVDAVEDASSIVFLCDLHIHFPPNILDGIRKHCVEGKLAFAPVVMRLGCGSSPGDPHGYWEVNGFGLFGIYKSDFDRVGGMNTEEFRDQWGGEDWELLDRVLQAGLEVERLRLRHFYHHYHSKRGMWGARSRKGSRREGA